In one Populus nigra chromosome 12, ddPopNigr1.1, whole genome shotgun sequence genomic region, the following are encoded:
- the LOC133669187 gene encoding GRF1-interacting factor 1-like, protein MQQHLMQMQPMMAAYYPSNVTTDHIQQYLDENKSLILKIVESQNLGKLSECAENQARLQRNLMYLAAIADSQPPPPTMHAQFPSSSIMQPGAHYMQHQQAQQMTPQALMAARSSMLQYAQQPFSALQQQQVQALHSQLGMSSGGSAGLHMLQNEAIMAGGSGALGVGGFPDFGIDAAGRGIASGSKQDIRSAGSSEGRGGSSGGHGGDGGETLYLKSADDGN, encoded by the exons ATGCAACAGCACCTGATGCAGATGCAGCCCATGATGGCAGCCTATTACCCCAGCAACGTCACTACTGATCATATTCAACAG TATCTGGATGAAAACAAGTCATTGATTTTGAAGATTGTTGAGAGCCAGAATTTAGGGAAGCTCAGTGAGTGTGCAGA GAACCAAGCAAGACTACAGCGGAACCTGATGTACTTGGCTGCAATTGCTGATTCTCAGCCCCCGCCACCTACCATGCATGCCCAG TTCCCTTCCAGCAGCATTATGCAGCCAGGAGCACATTACATGCAGCACCAACAAGCTCAACAGATGACACCACAAGCCCTTATGGCTGCTCGCTCTTCCATGCTGCAGTATGCTCAACAGCCATTCTCAGCTCTGCAACAACAGCAAGTGCAAGCCTTACACAGCCAGCTTGGCATGAGTTCTGGTGGAAGCGCAGGACTTCATATGCTGCAAAATGAGGCCATCATGGCAGGAGGCAGTGGAGCACTTGGTGTTGGAGGATTTCCTGACTTTGGAATCGATGCTGCTGGTAGAGGAATTGCAAGTGGGAGCAAGCAAGATATTCGGAGTGCAGGATCTAGTGAAGGGCGAGGTGGGAGCTCTGGAGGCCATGGTGGTGATGGAGGTGAAACCCTTTACTTGAAATCTGCAGATGATGGGAATTGA
- the LOC133669893 gene encoding myosin-11-like, whose protein sequence is METFSSREREEVCHEWRFLYGHCSTYGFDMINKGSTENIIVGSEVWVEDPQLAWLDGKVSKITGQDAEIETSNGKKVTAKLSKIYPKDMEAPAGGVDDMTKLSYLHEPGVLENLKTRYELNEIYTYTGNILIAINPFQRLPHLYDGHMMQQYKGAPFGELSPHVFAVADVAYRAMINERKSNSILVSGESGAGKTETTKMLMRYLAFLGGRAATEGRTVEQQVLESNPVLEAFGNAKTVRNNNSSRFGKFVEIQFDKHGRISGAAIRTYLLERSRVCQVSSPERNYHCFYLLCAAPQEEVEKYKLGSPKSFHYLNQTNCFELAGVSDAHDYLSTRRAMDIVGISAKEQEAIFRVVAAVLHIGNIDFSKGKEVDSSVPKDDQAKFHLNTTAELLMCDPVALEDALCKRVMITPEEVIKRSLDPQSAVTSRDGLAKTIYSRLFDWIVDKINNSIGQDPNSKSLIGVLDIYGFESFKTNSFEQFCINFTNEKLQQHFNQHVFKMEQEEYTKEQIDWSYIEFVDNQDVLDLLEKKPGGIIALLDEACMFPKSTHETFSNKLYQTFKVHKRFIKPKLSRTDFTIAHYAGEVQYQSDHFLDKNKDYVVPEHQDLLNGSKCPFVAGLFPRLPEETSKSSKFSSIGSRFKIQLQQLMDTLNSTEPHYIRCVKPNNLLKPAVFENINIMQQLRCGGVLEAIRISMAGYPTRRPFFEFINRFGLLAPEALEGSYDEKTVCKKILEKKGLKGFQIGKTKVFLRAGQMAELDARRAEVLNNAAKTIQGRIRTHYARKQFIALRKATIVVQSLWRGRLACKVYERIKREAAARKIQKHICRYAARTAYKKLHISALLLQTGLRAMVARKEFRFRKRTKAATIIQARWHCHKAASYYKRLQRSAIVTQTGWRCRVARRELRLLKMAARDTGALREAKDKLEKHVEELTWRLQLEKRLRTDLEEAKAQEVVKFQNSLEEMKNKIEEANALIIKEREAAKKAIDDAPPVIKETQVLVEDTKKIDSLTEEVENLKTTLDSEKQRADDTEKKYSEVKEISEERRKKLEETEKKVQQLQESLQRLEEKLTNLESENKVLRQQALSMTPNKYLSGRSRSIMQRAESHIPVDAARASLDMQSPSMNHREPSEVDDKPQKSLNEKQQENQELLIRCVAQHLGFSGNRPIAACIIYKCLLQWRSFEVERTSVFDRIIQTIGHAIETQDNNDVLAYWLSNASTLLLLLQRTLKASGAAGMAPQRRRSSSATLFGRMTQSFRGAPQGVNLSLINGGINGGVDALRQVEAKYPALLFKQQLTAYVEKIYGMIRDNLKKEISPLLGLCIQAPRTSRASLVKGARSVANAAAQQALIAHWQGIVKSLGSFLNTLKSNHVPPFLVRKVFTQIFSFINVQLFNSLLLRRECCSFSNGEYVKAGLAELEHWCYKATDEYAGSAWDELKHIRQAIGFLVIHQKPKKTLDEISHDLCPVLSIQQLYRISTMYWDDKYGTHSVSTDVISNMRVLMTEDSNNAVSNSFLLDDDSSIPFSVDDLSKSMEQIDIADIEPPPLIRENSGFSFLLPRCD, encoded by the exons ATGGAGACATTTTcgtcgagagagagagaagaggtg TGTCATGAATGGAGGTTCCTATATGGTCATTGCTCTACTTATGGATTTGATATGATCAACAAG GGAAGTACGGAGAATATAATTGTAGGTTCTGAAGTTTGGGTTGAAGACCCTCAGTTGGCTTGGCTTGATGGAAAGGTATCAAAGATTACAGGGCAGGATGCGGAGATCGAGACTTCAAACGGAAAGAAG GTCACTGctaaattatcaaaaatatatcCGAAGGATATGGAAGCTCCTGCTGGTGGAGTTGATGACATGACAAAGCTTTCTTACTTGCATGAGCCTGGAGTTCTGGAGAATTTGAAAACGAGATACGAACTGAATGAGATCTAT ACGTATACCGGAAATATTCTTATTGCCATTAATCCATTTCAAAGACTGCCTCATCTCTATGATGGCCACATGATGCAACAATACAAGGGAGCACCATTTGGAGAGCTGAGTCCTCATGTTTTTGCGGTTGCTGATGTTGCATACAG GGCAATGATCAATGAAAGGAAAAGCAATTCCATTTTGGTCAGTGGTGAAAGTGGTGCAGGTAAAACTGAGACCACGAAAATGCTTATGAGGTACcttgcatttttaggaggtcgAGCTGCCACCGAAGGACGAACCGTTGAACAACAAGTTCTTGAA TCAAATCCAGTACTTGAAGCGTTCGGGAATGCTAAAACTGTTAGAAATAACAACTCCAG CCGTTTTGGTAAATTTGTTGAGATCCAGTTTGACAAGCATGGAAGAATTTCTGGAGCTGCCATCAGAACTTACCTTTTAGAGAGATCTCGTGTTTGCCAAGTTTCAAGTCCTGAGCGCAACTACCACTGTTTTTACCTTCTTTGTGCCGCACCACAGGAG GAAGTAGAGAAGTACAAGTTGGGGAGCCCAAAATCATTCCACTATCTTAACCAGACAAATTGCTTTGAACTGGCTGGTGTAAGTGATGCCCATGACTATCTTTCCACTAGAAGAGCTATGGATATTGTTGGAATAAGTGCGAAGGAGCAG gAAGCAATTTTCAGAGTCGTTGCTGCAGTCCTTCATATTGGAAATATTGATTTTTCCAAGGGAAAGGAAGTTGATTCGTCCGTTCCTAAAGATGACCAAGCTAAATTCCATCTCAATACAACAGCAGAGCTACTAAT gtGTGATCCTGTAGCCCTGGAAGATGCATTATGTAAGCGTGTTATGATCACCCCTGAGGAGGTTATCAAGAGAAGTCTTGATCCTCAAAGTGCAGTGACTAGCAGGGATGGTTTAGCTAAGACGATTTATTCTCGTTTATTTGATTG GATAGTAGATAAGATTAATAACTCCATTGGACAAGATCCTAACTCAAAATCTCTGATTGGAGTCCTTGACATCTACGGTTTTGAAAGCTTTAAGACGAATAG CTTTGAGCAATTCTGCATTAATTTCACAAACGAGAAGTTGCAGCAGCATTTCAACCAG CACGTCTTCAAAATGGAACAAGAGGAATACACAAAAGAGCAGATTGATTGGAGCTATATTGAGTTTGTCGATAATCAAGATGTCTTGGATCTTCTTGAAAAG AAACCAGGAGGTATAATAGCTCTCCTTGATGAAGCTTG CATGTTTCCAAAGTCAACGCATGAAACATTTTCAAATAAGCTTTATCAGACATTTAAAGTTCACAAGCGTTTTATCAAGCCAAAACTGTCTCGCACAGATTTCACCATCGCTCATTATGCTGGAGAG GTCCAGTATCAATCGGACCATTTTTTGGACAAGAACAAAGACTATGTGGTTCCTGAACATCAAGATTTGTTGAATGGTTCCAAATGTCCTTTCGTAGCAGGCCTGTTCCCTCGACTTCCAGAGGAGACAAGTAAATCTTCAAAGTTCTCTTCAATCGGTTCCCGTTTCAAG ATACAACTACAGCAACTAATGGATACATTAAATTCTACTGAACCTCACTACATTAGATGTGTAAAGCCAAACAATCTACTAAAACCTGCTGTATTTGAGAATATCAACATCATGCAGCAATTGCGATGCGGT GGTGTTTTAGAAGCAATTCGAATAAGTATGGCTGGATATCCTACTCGCCGCCCTTTCTTTGAATTCATAAATCGATTTGGACTTCTTGCCCCAGAGGCTTTGGAAGGAAG CTATGATGAAAAGACTGTTTGCAAAAAGATTTTGGAAAAGAAGGGGCTTAAAGGGTTCCAG ATAGGCAAAACAAAGGTTTTCTTGAGAGCTGGTCAGATGGCTGAATTGGATGCAAGGAGAGCTGAGGTACTCAACAACGCAGCAAAAACCATCCAGGGACGGATACGGACGCATTATGCTCGCAAACAGTTTATTGCATTGCGGAAGGCTACCATAGTGGTGCAATCACTATGGAGAG GAAGACTGGCTTGCAAAGTTTATGAAAGAATAAAGAGGGAGGCAGCTGCTAGAAAAATTCAGAAGCATATATGTAGATATGCAGCCAGAACAGCCTACAAGAAACTTCATATATCTGCGCTTCTCTTGCAAACAGGTTTAAGGGCAATGGTTGCTCGCAAGGAATTCAGATTTAGGAAGCGAACTAAAGCTGCAACCATTATTCAG GCCCGATGGCACTGTCATAAAGCTGCTTCCTACTATAAGAGGCTTCAGAGAAGTGCAATTGTCACACAAACAGGATGGAGGTGTAGAGTTGCTAGGAGAGAGCTAAGGTTGCTCAAAATG GCTGCAAGAGACACAGGTGCACTACGAGAAGCCAAAGATAAGCTTGAAAAGCATGTAGAGGAACTCACATGGCGTTTGCAGCTGGAAAAACGTTTAAGG ACCGATTTGGAAGAAGCAAAAGCACAAGAAGTGGTGAAATTTCAGAATTCACTggaagaaatgaaaaacaaaatagaagaaGCCAATGCATTGATAATCAAGGAAAGGGAGGCTGCAAAGAAGGCTATTGATGACGCACCTCCTGTAATTAAAGAAACTCAAGTACTTGTTGAAGATACCAAGAAAATTGATTCTCTAACAGAAGAAGTAGAAAACCTAAAG ACCACGTTAGATTCTGAGAAACAAAGAGCTGATGATACTGAGAAGAAATACAGTGAAGTAAAAGAGATTAGTGAAGAAAGACggaagaaattggaagaaacAGAGAAGAAGGTTCAACAACTCCAGGAATCCTTGCAAAG GCTAGAAGAGAAACTTACCAACTTAGAGTCAGAGAATAAAGTCCTGCGGCAACAGGCTCTGTCAATGACGCCCAACAAGTACCTCTCAGGACGCTCCAGATCAATTATGCAG AGGGCTGAGAGTCACATTCCAGTGGATGCTGCAAGAGCAAGTTTG GATATGCAAAGCCCTTCAATGAATCACAGGGAGCCCTCTGAAGTAGATGATAAGCCACAAAAGTCATTAAATGAGAAACAACAGGAAAACCAGGAGTTGCTCATTCGTTGTGTTGCACAACACTTGGGATTTTCAGGGAACAGACCTATCGCTGCTTGTATCATATACAAGTGCCTTTTGCAGTGGAGATCGTTTGAAGTTGAGAGAACCAGTGTGTTTGATCGGATCATTCAGACCATAGGCCATGCAATTGAG ACCCAGGATAACAATGATGTCTTGGCCTATTGGCTATCCAATGCCTCAACACTCCTCTTACTGCTCCAACGTACATTGAAAGCAAGTGGTGCAGCAGGAATGGCTCCACAACGTCGACGATCATCATCAGCTACTCTATTTGGAAGAATGACACAG AGTTTTCGTGGAGCTCCACAAGGAGTCAATCTATCCTTAATCAATGGGGGCATTAATGGTGGAGTGGACGCATTGCGGCAAGTTGAAGCCAAGTATCCAGCTTTGCTTTTCAAGCAGCAGCTTACAGCATATGTAGAAAAAATTTATGGAATGATTCGGGATAATCTAAAGAAAGAAATCTCTCCTTTGCTTGGATTGTGCATCCAG GCACCAAGAACATCCAGAGCAAGTTTAGTGAAGGGGGCACGTTCAGTTGCCAATGCTGCCGCCCAGCAAGCCCTGATTGCTCACTGGCAAGGAATAGTGAAGAGCCTTGGAAGCTTCTTAAACACTTTGAAGTCAAATCAT GTGCCGCCATTTTTAGTTCGTAAGGTGTTCACTCAGATATTTTCCTTCATCAACGTCCAACTATTCAACAG CCTTTTATTAAGAAGAGAATGCTGTTCATTTAGTAATGGTGAATATGTTAAAGCTGGGTTGGCAGAATTGGAACATTGGTGCTACAAAGCAACGGATGAG TATGCGGGTTCAGCCTGGGATGAGCTCAAGCATATTAGACAGGCTATCGGGTTTCTG GTCATTCATCAAAAGCCAAAGAAAACATTGGATGAAATAAGCCATGACTTGTGCCCA GTTCTAAGTATCCAGCAGCTATACCGAATCAGTACCATGTACTGGGACGACAAGTATGGCACACATAGTGTGTCGACGGAT GTTATATCCAATATGAGGGTGTTGATGACAGAAGATTCAAATAATGCAGTTAGTAATTCTTTCCTGCTGGATGATGATTCAAG CATTCCATTTTCAGTGGATGACTTATCAAAGTCCATGGAACAAATTGACATCGCTGACATCGAACCACCACCTCTGATTCGTGAAAACTCTGGCTTTAGTTTCTTGCTGCCACGCTGTGATTAA